Genomic segment of Deltaproteobacteria bacterium:
GCGCCGCCGCCGGCGCCGCAGCAGTAGTTGTTCATTCGGTTGGGATACATCTCCTGGTAGTGCTCGCAGCACTGCTGGGTTACCCACCGTGGCTCTTCGAAGAACGCCTCTCCGAAGGCCTTGTAGCTTTTTCGCCCGTAATTGCATGGGTCGTGGACCGTGGTCAGCTCTTCATGAATCGTCTTGTCGATCTGGATCCGGCCCGTTTCAATGTATTCCTTTAACAGCTCGTGCACCGACACGATCCGGTACTTTTCGAAAACCTCGGGAAACCAATTTTGCAGACCAAGCCTGGTCGCGTAGTAGGCGTGGCCTCACTCGGGTAGGAGCAGCGTCTTACACTCGAGCCGCTCCATATGGTCCACGATACGTCCCACAAGGGTTTTCATGGATTCATCGTCACCGGAAAAGAGGCCCCAGTTGACGCCCTCCCATTTCTCGGACGAGACCGTCCAGTCCTCTTGGGCCATGTAAAAGA
This window contains:
- a CDS encoding (Fe-S)-binding protein, whose protein sequence is FYMAQEDWTVSSEKWEGVNWGLFSGDDESMKTLVGRIVDHMERLECKTLLLPEUGHAYYATRLGLQNWFPEVFEKYRIVSVHELLKEYIETGRIQIDKTIHEELTTVHDPCNYGRKSYKAFGEAFFEEPRWVTQQCCEHYQEMYPNRMNNYCCGAGGGAWAMPYSEERIYYGRIKAQQIIDTGAKMVVAPCHNCRDQVMKSLNKEYDLGVEVKYLWELVADSLVVEPWSDEEIEKSIELRDAQYERDGIDLEAEEEAL